A region from the Arachis ipaensis cultivar K30076 chromosome B01, Araip1.1, whole genome shotgun sequence genome encodes:
- the LOC110266483 gene encoding octapeptide-repeat protein T2-like: MRKTNNNITVTQAVEQEEKERGAIPEVRQSQNRRAEAPTRQNYRRRQEERKEGERQRRQRGASEERPPQGGRSEEGAELLRSEEERVRREWVSERRKG, from the exons ATGAGAAAAACAAACAACAACATTACAGTAACTCA AGCCGTCGAGCAGGAAGAGAAGGAGAGAGGAGCGATTCCAGAAGTCCGCCAGTCACAGAACCGCCGAGCAGAGGCGCCGACGAGACAAAACTATCGACGACGACAGGAGgagagaaaggaaggtgaaaGGCAGAGGCGCCAGAGAGGAGCGAGTGAGGAAAGGCCGCCGCAGGGAGGACGGAGTGAGGAGGGAGCTGAGCTGCTGAGGAGTGAGGAGGAGCGAGTGAGGAGGGAGTGGGTCAGCGAACGCCGAAAGGGATGA
- the LOC110272098 gene encoding uncharacterized protein LOC110272098, whose amino-acid sequence MKKGETLAVVQFTFHKSSIPHGLIRSELSFKPHPLNHPRRPPPRVPGSHPLSLSPPPPRHPSLSPSSSPQRHSLSRPCGSQSTHRHVALTGTLHQGARRLRRRCFFPWRRARQCHLVLVTSYRRRLHHLVAGCRLFSVGYPQRPRSTVDTESSLPIVGTRRGQILGARGGGGGHVPAPMRTRCHP is encoded by the exons atgaAGAAAGGTGAAACCCTAGCCGTTGTTCAATTCACATTTCACAAATCCTCAATCCCTCATGGCCTCATCAGATCTGAACTCAGCTTCAAACCCCATCCTCTGAACCACCCACGGAGGCCACCTCCTAGAGTCCCAGGCTCCCACCCACTCAGTCTGTCACCGCCACCTCCCCGTCACCCATCTCTCAGTCCATCTTCCTCACCGCAACGTCACAGTCTCTCACGCCCCTGTGGATCTCAATCCACTCACCGTCACGTCGCGCTCACCGGCACACTGCACCAGGGAGCCCGTCGTCTTCGCCGTCGTTGCTTCTTCCCGTGGAGGCGTGCTCGTCAGTGTCATCTGGTTCTGGTCACATCCTATCGTCGTCGTCTGCATCATCTGGTCGCCGGCTGTCGCCTCTTCTCCGTCGG ATATCCGCAAAGACCCAGGTCCACGGTGGATACAGAGTCTTCGTTACCCATCGTGGGGACAAGGCGGGGACAGATATTGGGGGCGAGGGGTGGAGGCGGGGGGCATGTCCCCGCCCCCATGAggacccgttgccatccctaG